The Gemmatimonadales bacterium genome contains the following window.
GCGGTGGTACTTCATCATCACGATGGGGCGGAAGACCGGGCACCTGGCGCTCGGCATCGGCAAGTCGGCCGGTGCCACGCTGACGCTGATCCCGGAGGAGTTCGGGTTCCGCAACGTCAAGTTCAAGGCGATCGTGGACACGCTGGTGGGCTCGGTCATCAAGCGGATCGCCGAGGGCAACCGCCACGGCGTGGCGGTGATCGCCGAGGGCGTGGTCGAGGGCCTCGACACGAACGACCTCGCGGGCCTCAAGGACGTCGAGCGCGACGATCACGGCAACCTGCGGATCGCCGAGGTCTCGATCGGCGAGATCCTCAAGGCGGCGGTGCAGGAGCGGCTCAAGCAGTTCGGCATCAAGATGACCATCGTCGCCAAGAACATCGGCTACGAGCTGCGCTGCGCCGACCCGATCCCGTTCGACATGGAGTACACCCGCGACCTGGGGTACTGCGCGGCGAAGTCGCTGCTCTCGGGGTGCAGCGGGATCATGATCTCGATCCAGGGTGGTCACTTCGTCCCGATCCCGTTCACCGAGATGCTGGATCCGCAGACCGGCCGCACCCGGGTGCGCCTGGTGGACATCCACTCCACCCGCTACGCCATCGCCCGCCGTTACATGATCCGCCTGCGCCGCGACGACTTCGATGACCCGCACGAGTTGGCCCGGTTCGCCGCGACCGCCAAGCTCTCGCTCGACCAGTTCCGCGAGCAGTTCGAGTACCTCGTGAAGGACGAGCCGCCGCCGCTGGACATCGGGCCCTGCCCGCCGGTGGGCTTCGACGAGAAACCCTAGCGACTGACCGCCGTTTCGGGCCGCGGGCACGGGGGCGCGGCTCGAGGGGGCACGGAAAATGCCGCTCTCGGCGGCGTGCGCGAGCGCGCGTCGCGTGAGGGTGTGCGGTGAGTCAGGCCGCGCCGCACAAGTGGGTCGTCGCCGGCACGGTGCTGACCGGCACGTTCATGGCCGTGCTGGACTCCAGCGTCGTGAACGTCGCGCTCCCGCACATGATGGGCACCCTGGGCGCGACGGTCGAAGAGATCACCTGGGTCGCGACCGGCTACCTCCTCTCCAACGTCCTGATCATGCCGATCGTCGCGCTCCTGTCGGAGCGCTACGGCCGGAAGCGCTTCTACATGGCGAGCGTGGTCGCGTTCACGCTCGCCTCGATGGCGTGCGGCGCGGCGCGCAGCCTCCCGCTGCTGGTGGCGTTCCGCGTGATCCAGGGCGTGGGGGGCGGGACGATGATGATCGTCGCGCAGGCCATCCTGCGGGAGACCTTCCCGATCGAGGAGCAGGGCCTGGCGATGAGCATCTACGGCGTCGGGGTCATCGTCGCCCCCGCCGTCGGGCCGACGCTGGGCGGCTGGCTCACCGACCAGTACTCGTGGCCGTGGATCTTCTACATCAACGTGCCCATCGGCATCGTGAATCTGCTCCTGGTGCAGGAGTTCATCCACGACCCCCACTACCTGGTGCGCCACAAGGGGCGGATCGACTGGCCGGGGATCGGGCTGATGGCCCTCGGGCTCGGCTCGCTCCAGCTGATGCTCGAGAAGGGCCAGGACAAGGACTGGTTCGCCTCTTCGCTGATCGTCTGGTTCGCGGTGCTGGCGGCGGTCGGGCTCGGCGGCTTCATCTGGCGCGAGCTGACGACCGACCGGCCGGCGGTGGATCTCAGGATCCTGAGGAACGTGCCGTTCGCGTCCGGCACCGCTCTGGGGGGCGTGCTGGGGATGGGCATGTTCGGCACCCTCTTCCTGCTGCCGGTCTTCCTCCAGAACCTGCTGGGGTTTCCCGCCTTGAAGTCCGGCATCGCGATGCTGCCTAGGAGCCTGGCGTCCGCCGTGATCGGCCCGATCGGGGGGTGGTTCTACAACCGGCTCGGGCCCCGGGTGCTGGTGACCATCGGCATGGCGCTCAACGCGTACTCGTTCTGGCAGCTGGCGCACCTGACGAGCCAGGTCGGGGCCTGGGACATCTTCTGGCCGCAGGTCTGGTCGGGCGCCGGCACGAGCATCCTGTTCGTCGCCATTGCGACGGCGGCGCTCTCGACCATCCCGAAGCCGAGGATGACGGCGGCGACGGGGCTCTACAACGTGGTGCGGATGGTGTGCGCGAGCATCGGGATCGCCGTGGCGGCGACGCAGCTCAGCTACGGCACCAGCCGCTACCACGACGCGTTGGCCGAGCACGTGACGATGTACGGCGAGGGCACGCGCCTGTTCCTGCAGCGGGCGAC
Protein-coding sequences here:
- the pfp gene encoding diphosphate--fructose-6-phosphate 1-phosphotransferase produces the protein MTVRHKFAILVGGGPAPGINSVIGAATIRGVLEGVDVIGIQDGFEWIMQGNIEHVVPLTIETVSRIHFRGGSIIGIARANPTTDPKLLENTVTSLLRMNVSQLITIGGDDTAYSAMRLEQKAEGRIQVVHVPKTIDNDLDLPPDIDTFGFPTARHYGAEIVKNLMVDAHATSRWYFIITMGRKTGHLALGIGKSAGATLTLIPEEFGFRNVKFKAIVDTLVGSVIKRIAEGNRHGVAVIAEGVVEGLDTNDLAGLKDVERDDHGNLRIAEVSIGEILKAAVQERLKQFGIKMTIVAKNIGYELRCADPIPFDMEYTRDLGYCAAKSLLSGCSGIMISIQGGHFVPIPFTEMLDPQTGRTRVRLVDIHSTRYAIARRYMIRLRRDDFDDPHELARFAATAKLSLDQFREQFEYLVKDEPPPLDIGPCPPVGFDEKP
- a CDS encoding DHA2 family efflux MFS transporter permease subunit; translated protein: MSQAAPHKWVVAGTVLTGTFMAVLDSSVVNVALPHMMGTLGATVEEITWVATGYLLSNVLIMPIVALLSERYGRKRFYMASVVAFTLASMACGAARSLPLLVAFRVIQGVGGGTMMIVAQAILRETFPIEEQGLAMSIYGVGVIVAPAVGPTLGGWLTDQYSWPWIFYINVPIGIVNLLLVQEFIHDPHYLVRHKGRIDWPGIGLMALGLGSLQLMLEKGQDKDWFASSLIVWFAVLAAVGLGGFIWRELTTDRPAVDLRILRNVPFASGTALGGVLGMGMFGTLFLLPVFLQNLLGFPALKSGIAMLPRSLASAVIGPIGGWFYNRLGPRVLVTIGMALNAYSFWQLAHLTSQVGAWDIFWPQVWSGAGTSILFVAIATAALSTIPKPRMTAATGLYNVVRMVCASIGIAVAATQLSYGTSRYHDALAEHVTMYGEGTRLFLQRATAAMRASGSDPVTAAKRAVAILDLRVTQQAVVLAYNHIFELAAALFLVAIPLVLLLKKRASGRAVEPIAAD